The following proteins come from a genomic window of Elusimicrobiota bacterium:
- the nrdR gene encoding transcriptional repressor NrdR translates to MRCPACDHPEDRVIDSRPLESASVIRRRRLCLHCSKRFTTYERVESTPLMVIKRDNRREPFSRDKMREGIVRACRKRPVSPAVIEKLVSEVEYSLQDYVLEVPTAEIGERILKRLYDIDTVAYVRFASVYRSFGDIDSFLTEIKRLKQAHRRRVTLGAARLAVPKDPMLKSPASGDALLPDAAQPATV, encoded by the coding sequence ATGAGATGCCCCGCGTGTGATCATCCGGAAGACCGCGTCATCGACAGCCGACCGTTGGAGTCGGCCTCGGTGATCCGTCGGCGCCGTCTGTGCCTGCACTGCAGCAAGCGCTTCACCACCTACGAGCGGGTCGAATCGACCCCGTTGATGGTCATCAAGCGCGACAACCGCCGGGAGCCCTTCAGCCGCGACAAGATGCGCGAAGGCATCGTCCGCGCCTGCCGCAAGAGGCCCGTGTCCCCCGCCGTCATCGAGAAGCTGGTCTCGGAAGTGGAATACAGCCTGCAAGACTACGTGCTGGAAGTGCCCACCGCGGAAATCGGGGAACGCATCCTCAAGCGGCTCTACGACATCGACACCGTGGCCTATGTGCGATTTGCTTCCGTCTACCGCTCCTTCGGCGACATCGACTCCTTCCTGACGGAAATCAAGCGGCTGAAGCAGGCCCACCGCCGACGCGTGACGCTCGGCGCGGCCCGCCTCGCCGTCCCGAAAGACCCGATGTTGAAATCACCCGCGTCGGGGGATGCCCTTTTGCCGGACGCCGCCCAGCCGGCGACGGTCTAA
- the pstA gene encoding phosphate ABC transporter permease PstA, producing the protein MKRRWIDLTSVFFKALTGLACLILTLAVVLILGNVVIHGVGHINWDFLSTAPRSGMTEGGIFPAIFGTAFLVILMTIAVVPLGVSTAIYLQEYAPKKSRWVPLVRMAIQNLAGVPAIVFGLFGLGFFINFVGRGLDKFFFDNKLYFGQPAILWAALTLALLTLPTVVVATEEALRVVPRSHREVAYSLGATRWQMVRFVLLPQAVGGILTGTILAISRGAGEVAPILFTGAAYFLPYLPTRLNHQFMELGYHVYVMATQSPDVDATLPILYATVLVLLLLTFGLNFTAIIIRSRIRRRIQR; encoded by the coding sequence ATGAAACGCCGCTGGATCGACCTCACCAGCGTTTTTTTCAAGGCCTTAACGGGTTTGGCCTGCCTGATCTTGACCCTCGCGGTGGTCCTGATCCTGGGGAACGTCGTGATCCACGGCGTCGGCCACATCAATTGGGATTTCCTTTCGACGGCGCCGCGGTCCGGCATGACGGAAGGCGGCATTTTCCCCGCTATTTTCGGCACGGCTTTTCTGGTGATCCTCATGACCATCGCCGTGGTGCCCCTGGGCGTGTCGACGGCCATCTATCTGCAGGAATACGCGCCCAAAAAATCCCGCTGGGTGCCCCTGGTGCGGATGGCCATTCAAAACCTCGCCGGCGTGCCGGCGATCGTTTTCGGCCTGTTCGGGCTCGGCTTCTTCATCAATTTCGTCGGTCGGGGTCTCGACAAATTCTTCTTTGACAACAAGCTCTACTTCGGCCAACCCGCCATTCTTTGGGCGGCGTTGACCTTGGCGCTCCTCACTTTACCGACGGTCGTGGTCGCCACCGAGGAGGCCCTGCGGGTGGTGCCGCGAAGCCACCGGGAAGTGGCCTATTCCCTGGGCGCCACCCGTTGGCAGATGGTGCGGTTCGTCCTGCTGCCCCAGGCGGTGGGCGGCATCTTGACGGGAACGATCCTGGCCATCAGCCGCGGCGCCGGCGAGGTGGCGCCGATCCTTTTCACCGGGGCGGCCTACTTCCTCCCGTACCTGCCCACGCGGCTCAACCACCAATTCATGGAGCTGGGCTATCACGTCTACGTCATGGCCACCCAATCACCGGACGTGGACGCCACCCTGCCCATCCTCTACGCCACGGTGCTCGTGCTGCTGCTGTTGACCTTCGGCCTCAATTTCACCGCCATCATCATCCGCTCGCGCATCCGCCGGAGGATCCAACGATGA
- the pstC gene encoding phosphate ABC transporter permease subunit PstC has product MIQKKLSERIIEGLIHASAAIAIVGLVLIFVFIGKEAVPLFTSPEARAEAGLSKLFLAQVPEPGEPAGHMWQPVSEIPKYSFWPLIIGTLKVTFVALAFAFPLALGAAVFTSEFAPPWLKEIVKPVIELLAGIPSVVLGFFALLVMATAVQDLFGLDYRLNTINAGIALGLAVIPIVFTVAEDALTAVPQSYRQGSVALGATPWQTARRVVFPAAFPGIFAAGILGFGRAIGETMIVLMASGNQAIPSWHLGYGFRSLSATIASELGEVVSGSPHYHVLFFIGVLLFVFTFLINLAGQMWVGRFRKKLTGEQ; this is encoded by the coding sequence ATGATTCAGAAAAAACTCTCGGAGCGGATCATCGAGGGATTGATCCACGCCAGCGCCGCCATCGCCATCGTGGGTTTGGTCCTCATCTTCGTCTTTATCGGGAAAGAAGCCGTGCCCCTTTTCACCTCGCCGGAGGCCCGCGCGGAGGCGGGCCTGTCTAAGTTGTTCCTGGCGCAGGTCCCGGAACCTGGCGAGCCCGCCGGGCACATGTGGCAACCGGTGTCGGAAATTCCCAAATATTCCTTTTGGCCCCTCATCATCGGGACTCTCAAAGTCACCTTTGTGGCGTTGGCCTTCGCCTTCCCCCTGGCCCTGGGGGCGGCGGTCTTCACCTCGGAGTTCGCGCCCCCCTGGCTCAAGGAAATCGTGAAACCCGTCATCGAACTCCTGGCGGGCATTCCCTCGGTGGTGCTCGGGTTTTTCGCCCTGCTCGTGATGGCCACCGCCGTTCAGGACCTGTTCGGTTTGGACTACCGCCTCAACACCATCAACGCCGGCATCGCCCTCGGCCTGGCGGTCATCCCGATCGTGTTCACCGTCGCCGAGGACGCCCTGACGGCCGTTCCCCAAAGCTACCGGCAGGGCTCGGTGGCCCTGGGCGCCACCCCCTGGCAAACGGCCCGCCGGGTGGTGTTCCCCGCCGCCTTTCCCGGCATCTTCGCCGCGGGCATTCTGGGCTTCGGCCGCGCCATCGGGGAGACGATGATCGTCCTCATGGCCTCGGGCAACCAGGCCATCCCGAGTTGGCATCTGGGGTACGGGTTCCGCAGCCTCTCGGCCACCATCGCCTCGGAACTGGGCGAAGTCGTATCGGGCAGCCCCCATTACCACGTGCTTTTCTTCATTGGGGTTTTGCTCTTTGTCTTCACTTTTTTAATCAATCTCGCCGGCCAAATGTGGGTCGGTCGGTTCCGTAAAAAGCTCACGGGGGAACAATGA
- the phoU gene encoding phosphate signaling complex protein PhoU translates to MERHFDEELNRLKELLLRMGATAEDMIQKAVRALRERNEKLTQEVFTLEEQVNHMHVEVDDRCLKLIALHQPMAADLRLITAAMKINSDLERIADQAVNASQTCYYHLFKETPVPQVSLVFRMAEISQKMLREALDAFSRGDVNLAQGVFPQDEEEDKLKAEAITSLIDLIKKDPTHSTQFVDLILLAKNMERIGDHATNIAEDVIFMVQGKDIRHRFADPK, encoded by the coding sequence GTGGAACGCCATTTCGACGAAGAACTCAACCGCCTCAAGGAGCTCCTGCTCCGCATGGGCGCCACCGCCGAGGACATGATCCAGAAGGCCGTTCGCGCCCTGCGCGAACGGAACGAAAAGCTCACCCAGGAGGTGTTTACCCTGGAGGAGCAGGTCAACCACATGCACGTGGAGGTCGACGACCGCTGCCTGAAGCTCATCGCCCTGCACCAACCCATGGCGGCGGACCTGCGCCTCATCACCGCGGCCATGAAAATCAATTCGGATTTGGAGCGGATCGCCGACCAGGCCGTGAACGCCTCACAGACCTGTTATTACCACCTCTTCAAGGAAACACCCGTGCCCCAGGTGAGCCTGGTCTTCCGCATGGCGGAGATCTCCCAAAAAATGCTGCGCGAGGCCCTGGACGCTTTCTCCCGGGGCGACGTAAATCTGGCCCAGGGCGTCTTCCCCCAGGACGAGGAAGAGGACAAACTCAAGGCCGAGGCGATCACCAGCCTGATCGATTTGATCAAGAAAGACCCGACCCATTCCACCCAATTCGTGGACTTGATCCTGCTGGCCAAGAACATGGAACGCATCGGCGACCACGCCACCAACATCGCCGAGGACGTCATCTTTATGGTCCAGGGCAAAGACATCCGCCACCGCTTCGCCGATCCCAAATAA
- the mutY gene encoding A/G-specific adenine glycosylase, which translates to MRPAPATFQKKLLAWYRVHGRHDLPWRRSWDPYPVLVSELMLQQTTVATVIPYFERFLQRFPTLAALASARLESVLELWSGLGYYARARNLHRAAQILVNRHGGRMPRDREAVDALPGVGPYTAGAVLSFAFNQPAALVDGNVIRVLARVYGVRQNTKTAPVSKRLWALAKALTPPGGARHYNSALMDLGATVCRPAAPDCARCPLSGVCWARRQDRVADIPATGGEPAKKTIYWHAAMVEKDGRWLLRRRPSTGLYAGLWEFPGLEFASPPSRTEIPRLFRDRFGVRPRSVRAPTPLRHVLSHREIFMFPWLCESVAPFGGGRWVASRDVPRLAISSLTRKLWGGIGLDFTNTGRIL; encoded by the coding sequence GTGCGACCCGCCCCCGCGACGTTTCAAAAGAAACTCCTCGCCTGGTACCGCGTCCACGGGCGGCACGATCTGCCCTGGCGGCGCTCCTGGGACCCCTACCCCGTCCTGGTCTCGGAACTCATGCTGCAACAAACGACCGTGGCGACGGTCATCCCCTACTTCGAGCGTTTCCTTCAACGCTTTCCGACCCTCGCCGCCCTGGCGTCGGCGCGGTTGGAAAGCGTTTTGGAATTGTGGTCGGGGTTGGGTTATTACGCCCGGGCCCGCAACCTCCACCGCGCCGCGCAAATTCTGGTGAACCGGCACGGCGGCCGCATGCCCCGCGACCGGGAAGCCGTGGATGCCCTGCCGGGCGTGGGGCCCTACACGGCGGGAGCGGTGTTGTCCTTCGCCTTCAATCAACCCGCGGCGCTGGTGGACGGCAACGTGATCCGGGTCTTGGCCCGGGTTTACGGCGTCCGGCAAAACACGAAAACCGCCCCGGTATCGAAACGGCTCTGGGCCTTGGCGAAAGCCTTGACGCCCCCCGGCGGGGCCCGGCACTACAATTCCGCCCTGATGGATTTGGGAGCCACCGTGTGCCGCCCCGCCGCGCCCGATTGCGCGCGGTGCCCCTTGTCGGGGGTTTGTTGGGCCCGTCGACAGGACCGCGTCGCCGACATCCCCGCCACCGGCGGCGAGCCCGCCAAAAAAACAATTTATTGGCACGCGGCGATGGTTGAGAAGGACGGCCGCTGGCTCCTTCGCCGGCGACCCTCCACCGGGCTCTACGCGGGTCTGTGGGAGTTCCCCGGATTGGAATTCGCGAGTCCGCCGTCCCGGACCGAGATCCCCCGCCTTTTTCGGGACCGCTTCGGCGTGCGCCCGCGCTCGGTCCGCGCGCCCACGCCTTTGCGGCATGTGTTGTCCCACCGGGAGATATTCATGTTCCCGTGGTTGTGCGAATCCGTGGCGCCGTTTGGGGGCGGGCGTTGGGTGGCGTCCCGGGATGTTCCGCGGCTTGCGATTTCCAGTTTGACCCGCAAGCTCTGGGGAGGGATCGGGCTGGATTTCACGAACACAGGGAGGATCCTATGA
- the pstB gene encoding phosphate ABC transporter ATP-binding protein yields the protein MSPDVLVKTPEKTPDRPAAAQNAPTETPVLETRDLNFFYGNFQALQNIHIAIPDRAITAFIGPSGCGKSTLLRTLNRLNDLINGARVEGEVLLRGKNIYAPKADLIGLRKRVGMVFQRPNPFPISVFENVAYGPRVHHAVQGAGLRELVEKCLRSTGLWDEVKDRLDAPALALSPEQQQRLCISRLLAVEPEVLLMDEPCSALDPLATQRIEEMIIDLKQRYAIVIVTHNMQQAARVSSRTAYFLLGDLVEYGPTGQIFTSPQDPRTEQYITGRFG from the coding sequence ATGTCTCCGGACGTTTTGGTTAAAACCCCCGAGAAAACCCCGGACCGTCCCGCGGCGGCCCAGAACGCGCCCACCGAGACCCCGGTGTTGGAGACGCGGGATTTAAACTTTTTTTACGGCAACTTCCAGGCCCTCCAAAACATTCACATCGCGATTCCGGACCGGGCGATCACGGCCTTCATCGGTCCGTCGGGTTGCGGCAAATCGACCCTTTTGCGAACGCTGAACCGTCTGAACGATTTAATCAACGGCGCGCGCGTCGAGGGCGAAGTCCTTCTGCGCGGCAAGAACATTTACGCGCCCAAGGCCGACCTCATCGGCCTGCGCAAACGCGTGGGTATGGTGTTCCAGCGGCCCAACCCCTTCCCCATCAGCGTTTTCGAAAACGTGGCCTACGGGCCCCGGGTCCACCACGCCGTGCAGGGCGCGGGGCTGCGGGAACTGGTGGAGAAATGCCTGAGGTCCACGGGGTTGTGGGACGAGGTGAAGGACCGCCTCGACGCCCCGGCCCTCGCGCTTTCCCCCGAGCAACAGCAACGGTTGTGCATTTCCCGTTTGTTGGCGGTGGAGCCCGAAGTCCTTCTCATGGACGAGCCCTGCTCCGCCCTCGACCCGTTGGCGACCCAGCGCATCGAGGAGATGATCATCGACCTCAAACAACGCTACGCCATCGTGATCGTGACGCACAACATGCAACAGGCCGCGCGCGTTTCCTCGCGCACGGCCTATTTCCTCCTGGGCGACCTGGTGGAATACGGCCCGACGGGGCAGATCTTCACCAGCCCCCAGGACCCGCGCACCGAACAATACATCACCGGCCGTTTTGGATAA
- a CDS encoding phosphate ABC transporter ATP-binding protein, with protein sequence MSRLGAAEKIRVRNLTVRAGGKTLLNDVSLDVSQNEILAIIGPAGGGKTTLLRCLNRLTDLEDNLEVRGEILLDDRDLLDPKTDVASLRRRISMMFAVPTPLPMSIEDNLRLGLRFQGAQTPRGRVEESLRAAFLWDEVKDRLGASALELSGGQQQRLCLARSLMLAPDILLLDEPCSGLDPISTAKIEEALKGLKEKMSIVLVTNNVKQASRTSDRTAFLLMGQLIEEGETGQIFTSPKEQRTADYVSGRFG encoded by the coding sequence ATGAGCCGCCTGGGCGCCGCCGAAAAAATCCGGGTGCGGAACCTCACCGTCCGGGCGGGGGGCAAAACCCTCTTGAACGACGTGTCGTTGGACGTGTCTCAAAACGAGATCCTCGCCATCATCGGCCCGGCCGGCGGCGGCAAAACCACGCTGTTGCGGTGCCTCAACCGGCTCACCGACCTGGAGGACAACCTGGAGGTGCGGGGCGAAATTCTTTTGGACGACCGTGACCTTTTGGACCCCAAAACCGACGTGGCGTCGCTGCGACGGCGGATCAGCATGATGTTCGCCGTGCCAACGCCCTTGCCCATGTCCATTGAAGACAATTTGCGCCTGGGCCTTCGCTTTCAGGGGGCCCAAACGCCCCGGGGCCGCGTGGAGGAAAGCCTGCGCGCCGCCTTCCTTTGGGATGAGGTCAAAGACCGGCTGGGCGCGTCGGCCTTGGAACTGTCGGGAGGCCAACAACAACGTCTTTGCCTCGCGCGCAGCCTCATGCTCGCGCCGGACATCCTGCTTCTGGACGAACCCTGCTCGGGCCTGGACCCCATCTCCACCGCCAAGATCGAAGAGGCCTTGAAAGGTCTCAAGGAAAAAATGTCCATCGTGCTGGTGACCAACAACGTCAAACAGGCGTCGCGCACCTCGGACCGGACGGCTTTTTTACTGATGGGCCAACTGATCGAAGAAGGCGAAACCGGGCAAATTTTCACCAGCCCCAAAGAACAAAGGACGGCCGACTATGTCTCCGGACGTTTTGGTTAA
- a CDS encoding phosphate ABC transporter substrate-binding protein, producing MPTARTFAVLCGILLSLASPRPNRAAETVTIKGSDTLVILNQRWAERYMATHGKAIVQVTGGGSGTGIASLLAGSTDICASSRPMKEKERVALKAKTGRDPVEIAVAKDGIAVYLNSANPLSALTTEQVALVYRGKITNWKDLGGPDQKIILYSRENNSGTYEFFKEHVLKKKDFTPFAQCLPGTASVANAVARDKRGIGFGGAAYAKGIKFAALQADPARPAILPDEKHILDGTYPVSRDLYYYLRGDPAGPIKDFIDFALSPEGQAIVAKVGFYPIAGKKK from the coding sequence ATGCCGACCGCCCGAACATTCGCCGTCCTTTGCGGGATTCTCCTGTCCCTCGCCTCGCCCCGACCGAACCGGGCGGCGGAAACCGTCACCATCAAAGGGTCCGACACCCTGGTCATCCTCAATCAGCGCTGGGCGGAACGGTACATGGCCACCCACGGAAAAGCCATCGTTCAGGTGACGGGGGGTGGATCGGGCACCGGGATCGCCTCCCTGCTTGCGGGATCGACGGACATCTGCGCTTCCTCCCGCCCCATGAAAGAAAAGGAGCGGGTCGCCCTCAAGGCCAAGACCGGGCGCGACCCCGTGGAAATCGCCGTCGCCAAGGACGGCATCGCGGTCTATCTCAACAGCGCCAACCCCCTTTCCGCGCTCACCACCGAGCAGGTGGCCCTGGTGTACCGCGGCAAGATCACCAATTGGAAAGACCTGGGCGGGCCGGACCAAAAAATCATCCTTTATTCCAGGGAAAACAATTCGGGGACCTACGAATTCTTCAAAGAACACGTGTTGAAGAAAAAGGATTTCACCCCCTTCGCCCAGTGCCTGCCCGGAACGGCCTCGGTGGCCAACGCCGTCGCCCGGGACAAGCGTGGCATCGGCTTCGGCGGCGCCGCCTACGCCAAGGGCATCAAGTTCGCCGCGCTCCAGGCGGATCCCGCCCGGCCGGCCATCCTCCCCGATGAAAAACACATTTTGGACGGTACCTACCCGGTCAGTCGCGACCTGTATTACTACTTGCGCGGGGACCCCGCAGGCCCCATCAAGGATTTCATCGATTTCGCCTTGAGCCCCGAAGGCCAGGCCATCGTGGCCAAGGTGGGGTTTTATCCCATCGCGGGGAAAAAGAAATGA
- a CDS encoding adenosylcobalamin-dependent ribonucleoside-diphosphate reductase, which yields MNPVDAPARPSEKSRARPALRLSENQRKVITDKYLRTDPSPEVWLERVAANIALGELLHAPEADGWHLWDGVKRKTVEAHTRKGQKSRMTLLHHGLATSDERDKNFFVYLDNLRKAAAEIPEARDLAEAWRDKFYAMMARFDFLPNSPTLMNAGRDLQQLSACYVLPVPDSMEGIADAVKAQALIHKSGGGTGFSFQRLRPSGDNVKSTKGTASGAISFMQIFDKMTDVVKQGGARRGANMGILPYWHPEIEDFITMKDKPGVMENFNVSVTVDEKFMNAVEKGEEYDLLNPRTLQPTGKRLNARDVFEKMVDGAWRTGDPGIIFIDRINNSASNPTPQLGQIESTNPCGEQPLLPNEPCNLGSINLSNFVEGEVTLGQMNWDRLAETVALCVRFLDNVIEVNNYPLAQIEELSKGNRRIGLGVMGWAEALVKMGVAYDSEECLALSTKVMGFINEKALEASEALAEERGAFPNWKGSIFDPESPHFRGEARLPRHCARTTIAPTGTIGLAAGLQGAGIEPFFAIAYTRYNARALDALKKGEKPNEADVFHEVNPLFREVARRNNYFGMAENELWKKVEGNHKSARGVKEIPEKFQKLFASSHDVAVPFHVQIQAAFQTHTDNAVSKTINMPNSATREDVKAAYWQAYKAGCKGTTIYRDGSKSQQVLNLGTGGAAAPKPKARDTARGMSSEYYEIRTGHGGLHIHIDYDETGPYRLFTSLSPLGTDISGLTSVVGIMISKYLEAGGDPKRILKHLNSVKGDRPFGFGAQRVDSIPHAIAIALRTHLQKHGQMETPPAAPAGEEAKGGLELWNRSAALYCPDCFSSNVAQQSGCTGVTCFDCGHSECS from the coding sequence ATGAACCCCGTTGACGCCCCTGCTCGCCCGTCGGAAAAATCGCGCGCCCGCCCGGCCCTGCGCCTGTCGGAAAACCAGCGCAAAGTCATCACCGACAAATATCTTCGCACCGACCCTTCGCCCGAGGTGTGGTTGGAACGGGTCGCCGCCAACATCGCCCTGGGCGAACTCCTCCACGCCCCCGAGGCGGACGGCTGGCACCTCTGGGACGGCGTCAAGCGCAAGACCGTCGAGGCCCACACCCGCAAGGGCCAAAAAAGCCGCATGACGCTTCTCCACCACGGCCTGGCCACGTCCGATGAGCGGGACAAAAACTTTTTCGTCTATCTGGACAACCTGCGCAAGGCCGCCGCGGAGATCCCCGAGGCCCGCGATCTGGCCGAGGCCTGGCGGGACAAGTTCTACGCCATGATGGCGCGGTTCGACTTCCTGCCCAATTCCCCCACCCTCATGAACGCCGGCCGCGACCTCCAGCAGTTGTCGGCTTGCTACGTGCTGCCCGTGCCGGACAGCATGGAGGGCATCGCCGACGCCGTCAAAGCCCAGGCGCTCATCCACAAGTCCGGCGGCGGCACCGGGTTCTCCTTTCAGCGGCTGCGCCCCTCCGGGGACAACGTCAAGTCCACCAAAGGCACGGCTTCCGGCGCCATCAGCTTCATGCAGATCTTCGACAAGATGACCGACGTCGTCAAGCAGGGCGGCGCCCGCCGCGGCGCCAACATGGGGATCCTCCCCTATTGGCACCCGGAGATCGAAGACTTCATCACCATGAAGGACAAGCCCGGCGTCATGGAAAACTTCAACGTGTCCGTCACCGTGGACGAAAAATTCATGAACGCGGTGGAAAAGGGCGAGGAGTACGACCTGCTCAACCCCCGCACCCTCCAGCCCACCGGCAAGCGGCTCAACGCCCGCGACGTCTTCGAAAAAATGGTCGACGGCGCCTGGCGCACCGGCGACCCCGGCATCATCTTCATCGACCGGATCAACAACTCCGCCTCGAACCCCACGCCGCAACTGGGGCAGATCGAAAGCACGAACCCCTGCGGCGAACAACCGCTTCTCCCCAACGAGCCCTGCAACCTGGGGTCCATCAACCTCTCCAATTTCGTGGAGGGGGAGGTCACCCTGGGGCAAATGAACTGGGACCGGTTGGCCGAAACCGTGGCCCTGTGCGTGCGGTTCCTCGACAACGTCATCGAAGTCAACAACTACCCCCTGGCCCAAATCGAAGAGCTGTCCAAGGGCAACCGCCGCATCGGGTTGGGCGTCATGGGGTGGGCCGAAGCCCTCGTTAAAATGGGCGTGGCCTACGACTCCGAGGAATGCCTGGCGCTTTCCACCAAGGTCATGGGGTTCATCAACGAGAAAGCCCTGGAGGCTTCCGAGGCCCTGGCCGAGGAACGCGGCGCCTTCCCCAACTGGAAAGGCTCCATCTTCGATCCGGAGAGCCCGCACTTCCGCGGCGAGGCCCGCCTGCCGCGCCATTGCGCCCGCACGACCATCGCCCCCACCGGCACCATCGGGCTGGCCGCCGGCCTGCAGGGCGCGGGCATCGAGCCCTTCTTCGCCATCGCCTACACGCGCTACAACGCGAGGGCGCTGGACGCCCTCAAAAAAGGCGAGAAGCCCAACGAAGCCGACGTCTTCCACGAAGTCAACCCGCTCTTCCGCGAAGTCGCCCGCCGGAACAATTACTTCGGCATGGCGGAGAACGAGCTCTGGAAAAAAGTCGAAGGCAACCACAAATCGGCCCGCGGCGTCAAAGAGATTCCGGAAAAATTCCAGAAACTCTTCGCCTCGAGCCACGACGTGGCGGTCCCCTTCCACGTGCAGATCCAGGCGGCGTTCCAGACCCACACCGACAACGCCGTCTCCAAGACGATCAACATGCCCAACTCCGCCACCCGCGAGGACGTGAAGGCCGCCTACTGGCAGGCCTACAAGGCCGGCTGCAAAGGCACCACGATCTACCGGGACGGCTCCAAGAGCCAGCAGGTGCTGAACCTGGGAACGGGCGGCGCCGCCGCGCCGAAACCCAAGGCCCGCGACACGGCCCGGGGCATGTCCTCCGAGTACTACGAGATCCGCACGGGCCACGGCGGGCTGCACATCCACATCGACTACGACGAAACGGGCCCCTACCGCCTCTTCACGAGCCTTTCGCCCCTGGGGACGGACATCTCGGGTTTGACCTCGGTGGTGGGGATCATGATCTCCAAGTACCTCGAGGCCGGCGGGGATCCGAAGCGGATCCTGAAACACCTCAACTCCGTCAAGGGCGACCGCCCCTTCGGCTTCGGCGCCCAACGGGTGGACTCGATCCCGCACGCCATCGCCATCGCGTTGCGAACCCACTTGCAAAAGCACGGCCAGATGGAGACGCCCCCCGCGGCGCCGGCCGGCGAGGAGGCGAAGGGCGGCTTGGAATTGTGGAACCGTTCCGCCGCGCTCTATTGCCCGGATTGCTTCTCCTCCAACGTGGCCCAGCAGAGCGGCTGCACCGGCGTGACCTGCTTCGACTGCGGGCACTCGGAGTGCTCGTAA
- a CDS encoding VWA domain-containing protein, translating into MKRISAVILSFFVVSAGAHPVDPRPDRPLVQLALLLDTSNSMDGLIDQAKSQLWRIVNDLAGSRCRGHAPRIEVALYEYGNSGLSAGEKYLRQVLPFTRDLDRVSEMLFGLRTNGGEEYCGAVIKDAVKNLQWDGRASTYKTLFIAGNEPFTQGDVNFRDAVQKAVDRGVVVNTIFCGDRREGLETGWRDGADRGRGAFLTINQDRDIVVRRSPYDDEIERLGRLFNDTFVYFGARAEETAARQSRADAAALKAAPAGASVERSLFKSKRQYSESLAAEDAVSAVVSGRMKAVELEAKDLPAEMRGKDAKELEGALKAKQAEREKIQSELDALGKKREKFLAEKPADAKDTLDRAILDAVREQARGLGYAFDSK; encoded by the coding sequence ATGAAACGGATCTCAGCGGTGATTCTGTCTTTCTTTGTCGTGTCGGCCGGGGCTCATCCCGTCGATCCCCGGCCCGATCGGCCCCTGGTGCAATTGGCTCTTTTGCTCGACACGTCCAACAGCATGGACGGGTTGATCGACCAGGCCAAATCCCAGCTCTGGCGCATCGTGAACGACCTGGCCGGCTCCCGTTGCCGGGGGCACGCGCCCCGCATCGAAGTCGCGCTTTACGAATACGGCAATTCCGGCCTCTCGGCGGGGGAAAAATACCTGCGGCAGGTCTTGCCCTTCACCCGCGACCTGGACCGGGTGTCCGAGATGTTGTTCGGCCTGCGGACCAACGGGGGCGAAGAGTATTGCGGGGCGGTGATCAAGGACGCCGTCAAAAACCTTCAATGGGACGGCCGCGCGTCGACCTACAAAACCCTCTTCATCGCCGGCAACGAACCCTTCACCCAGGGGGATGTGAACTTCCGCGACGCCGTCCAAAAGGCCGTGGACAGGGGCGTGGTCGTCAACACGATCTTCTGCGGCGACCGACGCGAGGGCCTTGAAACCGGCTGGCGGGACGGGGCCGACCGCGGGCGGGGGGCGTTCCTGACCATCAACCAGGACCGGGACATCGTGGTGCGGCGCAGTCCCTACGACGACGAGATCGAACGACTGGGTCGGTTGTTCAACGACACCTTCGTCTATTTCGGCGCCCGGGCGGAAGAAACGGCCGCGCGGCAAAGCCGGGCCGACGCCGCGGCCCTCAAGGCCGCGCCGGCCGGGGCTTCCGTGGAGCGTTCGCTTTTCAAATCCAAACGGCAGTACAGCGAGTCCCTGGCGGCGGAAGACGCCGTGAGCGCCGTGGTCAGCGGTCGAATGAAAGCCGTCGAGCTCGAGGCCAAAGACCTGCCGGCCGAAATGCGCGGAAAGGACGCGAAGGAACTGGAGGGCGCGTTGAAGGCCAAACAGGCCGAACGAGAAAAGATTCAATCGGAATTGGACGCGCTGGGTAAGAAACGGGAAAAATTCCTGGCCGAGAAACCCGCGGACGCCAAAGACACCCTCGACCGAGCGATCCTCGACGCCGTCCGGGAACAGGCCCGGGGCCTGGGGTACGCCTTCGACAGCAAGTGA